One Lacticaseibacillus rhamnosus genomic window carries:
- a CDS encoding PTS sugar transporter subunit IIB, which translates to MKIIAVCGFGVGSSVIAKMNIESILDEENKSSDATVETVDLGSVSGTDGDLYVTTNELFDQIPEDIQEKTIVLSNFVDKDAIKKSIDPKLENLGK; encoded by the coding sequence ATGAAAATTATTGCAGTTTGCGGTTTTGGTGTTGGTTCGAGTGTCATTGCTAAGATGAATATCGAGAGCATTCTAGACGAAGAAAACAAATCAAGCGATGCGACAGTTGAAACGGTTGATCTCGGCAGTGTCAGTGGAACTGATGGTGATTTATACGTTACAACCAACGAATTGTTTGATCAGATTCCAGAAGATATTCAAGAAAAGACAATTGTGCTGTCTAATTTCGTCGATAAGGATGCAATTAAGAAAAGTATTGATCCTAAGCTTGAAAATTTGGGCAAATAA
- the ulaG gene encoding L-ascorbate 6-phosphate lactonase, protein MTTKDKQLSNVTEDTWIKATFPEWGNWLNQSIDREKVLRGHMRLWWLGNMGIWLKNDEQTNIAIDLWAGTGKQTHDLPDNPPRHQWRRMLGAMQTQPNLRRTPQVFNPFSITTLDALLVTHYHHDHLDRNVAAAIVNNTALKTPLIGPQAVVNQWLAWGVPENRVKVVHPGDSFKVKDIKIEVLPSYDRTILITDPVGMSVPDDRQIPDMDERAVAYLLTTSAGTIYHAGDSHYSVNFADVGIQHAIDIALLAFAENPVGVQDKMTSVDILRAAEALKAKLVVPLHWDVWTNTLGDPNEILALYDYRKERFRYQFHPFIWQIGGEFDWPSDRELRVYHYPRGFDDRFKHPANLPYSSFL, encoded by the coding sequence ATGACAACTAAAGACAAGCAATTATCAAATGTGACAGAAGATACATGGATCAAAGCGACTTTTCCTGAGTGGGGTAACTGGCTTAATCAGAGTATTGATCGCGAGAAGGTTCTTCGAGGTCATATGCGACTGTGGTGGCTTGGCAATATGGGAATTTGGCTGAAGAATGATGAGCAGACAAATATTGCGATTGATCTCTGGGCAGGGACAGGCAAACAAACACATGACTTGCCGGATAATCCACCACGTCATCAGTGGCGACGGATGCTAGGAGCTATGCAGACTCAACCTAATCTGCGCAGAACGCCACAAGTGTTTAACCCATTTAGTATCACCACTCTGGATGCTTTACTGGTGACCCACTACCATCATGACCATTTAGATCGAAATGTAGCTGCTGCGATTGTTAACAATACCGCTCTTAAGACACCATTAATTGGCCCCCAGGCTGTCGTCAATCAATGGCTAGCGTGGGGAGTGCCTGAGAATCGTGTTAAGGTGGTTCATCCAGGGGATAGTTTTAAAGTCAAGGATATTAAGATTGAAGTATTGCCTTCGTATGACCGTACTATTTTGATTACTGATCCGGTCGGCATGTCCGTGCCAGACGATCGACAGATACCGGATATGGATGAGCGCGCGGTTGCTTATCTTTTAACCACTTCTGCGGGCACCATCTATCATGCTGGTGATTCCCACTATTCCGTAAACTTTGCCGATGTTGGGATACAGCATGCGATTGACATTGCCTTATTAGCGTTTGCGGAAAATCCGGTTGGAGTGCAGGACAAAATGACGTCTGTTGATATATTACGCGCGGCTGAAGCTTTAAAAGCAAAGCTAGTTGTTCCATTGCACTGGGATGTTTGGACGAATACGTTAGGTGACCCCAATGAAATTTTGGCACTTTATGATTACCGTAAAGAACGATTTCGATATCAATTTCACCCGTTTATCTGGCAAATCGGCGGTGAATTTGATTGGCCGAGTGACCGTGAACTGCGGGTTTATCATTATCCGCGTGGCTTTGATGATCGTTTTAAGCATCCGGCAAACTTACCGTATAGCTCATTTTTGTAG
- a CDS encoding Cof-type HAD-IIB family hydrolase — MIHVIATDLDHTLLRENHALSKETAKVLSHLHDQGLKVILASGRPVPGLTDLNAQLGLMQPEDYSIYLNGALVLNNRTGYEIYSRTLTAETLEAVGQFAQQEAIPVEYISADTVYSTTDFGRSSYSTFAPKGMKFSYVKQAEFFPRKPIYKIGFANEPLRIDALQATIKMLNVSVTRSRREFLELMPLGVNKAVGLEKVVHQLGYNAQQVMAFGDEENDLEMLRYAGVSIAVANAQTKVKAVARYITDTNEVDGVAQFLKSWFSTSS, encoded by the coding sequence ATGATACATGTCATTGCAACTGATCTTGACCATACGCTCCTGCGTGAAAATCACGCCTTGTCGAAAGAAACAGCAAAGGTTTTATCACATTTGCACGATCAGGGATTGAAGGTTATCTTGGCTTCTGGACGACCGGTTCCAGGCCTAACCGATCTGAATGCTCAGTTGGGTCTAATGCAGCCAGAAGATTATTCAATTTATTTAAATGGTGCATTGGTTCTGAATAACAGAACTGGTTATGAGATTTATAGCCGAACATTGACAGCAGAAACCTTAGAGGCAGTTGGTCAGTTTGCACAGCAAGAAGCTATTCCAGTAGAGTATATTAGTGCTGACACGGTATACTCAACAACTGATTTTGGTAGATCTAGCTACAGTACGTTTGCTCCAAAAGGGATGAAGTTTTCTTATGTCAAGCAAGCGGAGTTTTTTCCTCGGAAGCCAATCTATAAGATAGGGTTCGCCAATGAACCATTAAGGATTGATGCCCTTCAAGCCACAATTAAGATGTTGAACGTATCAGTTACTCGATCACGAAGAGAATTTTTAGAATTAATGCCACTAGGGGTCAATAAAGCAGTGGGTCTCGAAAAGGTTGTTCACCAGTTAGGGTACAATGCCCAACAGGTAATGGCATTTGGTGACGAGGAGAACGATCTGGAGATGTTGCGGTATGCAGGGGTTAGCATCGCTGTGGCCAATGCACAGACAAAGGTAAAAGCTGTTGCAAGGTATATCACAGATACGAATGAGGTTGATGGAGTTGCACAATTTCTGAAAAGCTGGTTTTCAACTTCATCTTAA